The following proteins are co-located in the Haloarcula rubripromontorii genome:
- a CDS encoding RPA family protein, translating to MASTPTREVARRVFAREFNDASYTFKESDDDRAPVYVLLPTGQRANRVFLVGTLTETEDVGEDSEYWQGRVVDPNGDTFFMYAGQYQPDAASMLRELEPPAYVAVVGKPRTYETDEGEVNVSIRPESISEVDEATRDRWVVETAERTLDRVKRYKEADMEDPAVDEYIAMADEEYDQLSIENYRQSVVGALESLQDEQAEASAD from the coding sequence ATGGCGAGTACACCTACCCGCGAGGTCGCACGGCGCGTCTTCGCACGCGAGTTCAACGACGCGAGTTACACGTTCAAGGAATCCGACGACGACCGCGCGCCGGTGTACGTCCTCCTGCCGACCGGCCAGCGCGCTAACCGCGTGTTCTTAGTCGGCACCCTCACCGAGACCGAGGACGTCGGCGAGGACAGCGAGTACTGGCAGGGACGGGTTGTCGACCCCAACGGCGACACGTTCTTCATGTACGCCGGGCAGTACCAGCCCGACGCGGCGTCGATGCTGCGCGAACTGGAGCCGCCGGCCTACGTCGCCGTCGTCGGCAAGCCACGCACCTACGAGACCGACGAGGGCGAAGTGAACGTCTCGATTCGGCCCGAGTCTATCTCGGAAGTCGACGAGGCGACGCGGGATCGCTGGGTCGTCGAAACGGCCGAGCGAACCCTCGACCGGGTCAAGCGGTACAAGGAGGCCGACATGGAGGACCCGGCCGTCGACGAGTACATTGCGATGGCCGACGAGGAGTACGACCAGCTCTCAATCGAGAACTACCGGCAGTCGGTCGTCGGTGCGCTGGAGAGCCTACAGGACGAGCAGGCCGAAGCCAGCGCGGACTGA
- a CDS encoding mannose-1-phosphate guanylyltransferase: MERPIVALILAGGTGTRLYPASRSDRPKQFLSFGGEESLLAETVGRVGFADETYVLTRESFADGVRERVPNAAVLTEPEPKDTGPALAYAAHRIREQVGDCVLLCLPSDHRISGPFETVTRTAARVAVETEGLVTVGIEPDRPATGYGYIKPGESENGFAPVETFHEKPDRETATEYVREGFYWNAGLFAWTPTALLSAAASSPLASMVERLDEDADAAFGAVDPVSVDYAVLEDAENAFVVPAALDWDDLGSWDAFERVLDSRDGNAVLGEAVTIDANGNVLASDGHVSAVGVDDLVIASFDDRTLVVPKDEAQRVREVVAELRDDGRF; encoded by the coding sequence ATGGAGCGACCAATCGTCGCGCTCATTCTGGCCGGCGGGACCGGCACACGGCTGTATCCGGCGAGCCGGAGCGACCGGCCCAAACAGTTCCTCTCGTTCGGGGGCGAGGAGTCGCTGCTCGCCGAGACTGTCGGCCGGGTCGGATTCGCGGACGAGACCTACGTGCTGACCCGGGAGTCGTTCGCCGACGGGGTCCGAGAGCGCGTCCCGAATGCAGCAGTGTTGACCGAACCGGAACCCAAAGATACCGGGCCGGCGCTTGCGTACGCGGCCCACCGCATCCGTGAACAGGTCGGGGACTGCGTCCTGTTGTGTCTGCCCAGCGACCACCGGATTTCGGGGCCGTTCGAGACAGTTACACGGACGGCCGCGCGAGTCGCAGTGGAAACCGAGGGACTCGTCACCGTCGGCATCGAGCCGGACCGGCCAGCGACCGGCTACGGCTACATCAAGCCCGGCGAGTCCGAGAACGGGTTCGCGCCGGTCGAGACGTTCCACGAAAAGCCCGACCGGGAGACCGCGACGGAGTACGTCCGGGAGGGGTTCTACTGGAACGCCGGCCTGTTCGCGTGGACGCCGACCGCCCTCCTGTCGGCCGCGGCGTCCTCGCCGCTTGCATCCATGGTCGAGCGACTCGACGAGGACGCCGATGCGGCGTTCGGCGCTGTCGACCCGGTGAGTGTCGACTACGCTGTGCTCGAAGACGCCGAGAACGCCTTCGTCGTTCCGGCGGCGCTGGACTGGGACGACCTAGGGTCGTGGGATGCTTTCGAGCGCGTCCTCGACAGCCGGGACGGGAACGCGGTACTGGGCGAGGCCGTCACCATCGACGCCAACGGGAACGTGCTGGCGAGCGACGGCCACGTCAGCGCCGTCGGCGTCGACGACCTCGTGATAGCGTCCTTCGACGACCGCACGCTCGTCGTCCCGAAAGACGAGGCCCAGCGGGTTCGGGAAGTGGTGGCAGAACTGCGGGACGACGGGCGCTTCTGA
- a CDS encoding DEAD/DEAH box helicase, producing MSQQAAQVETLFLHEHGEEFRVAAHRDGERLFHGILELKETDAGPRPRRLRVKDGTSEELRSPDQFVDLARRAARIRVSEQTAPLARDRIREMLDAYQIEAKVVRTCRLCASDGRYSPITSETAIETDDETICPECARQQLDRELAFKGSISGDARDRLEELLLEVQDLDRVTNLLSGQLDPDLTKFDEISATVDEVDPVRVDSLDLHPGMQEHLESRFETLLPVQSLAVEHGATEGRDQLVVSATATGKTLIGEMAGIDRVLNGKGTMLFLVPLVALANQKYEQFQDRYGDMVDVSLRVGASRIADEGGRFDPEADVIVGTYEGIDHALRTGKDLGTVGTVVIDEVHTLGEDERGHRLDGLISRLKYYCESGGSPDSGDTQWIYLSATVGNPGQLADQLRATLIEFEERPVPIERHVTFADGREKIETEKKLVKRAFDNKSSKGYRGQTIIFTNSRRRCHQISRKLEYSSAPYHAGLDNRKRQRVERQFADQDLAAVVTTAALAAGVDFPASQVIFDSLAMGIEWLTVQEFSQMLGRAGRPDYHDKGTVYMLVEPDCSYHNSMEMTEDEVAFKLLKGEMEPVITRYDEGAAVEETLANVTVAGKQAKRLNDRMVGEVPTKHALGKLLEYEFIDGLEPTPLGRAVTRHFLAPDESFQLLDGIRKGQHPYEIVADMELRDEH from the coding sequence GTGTCACAGCAGGCCGCACAGGTAGAGACGCTGTTCCTCCACGAACACGGCGAGGAGTTCCGCGTCGCCGCCCACCGGGACGGCGAGCGGCTCTTCCACGGCATCCTCGAACTCAAGGAGACCGACGCCGGCCCCCGCCCGCGTCGCCTCCGCGTCAAGGACGGGACCAGCGAGGAGCTTCGCTCGCCCGACCAGTTCGTCGACCTCGCCCGCCGTGCGGCCCGCATTCGGGTTTCAGAACAGACCGCCCCGCTTGCACGCGACCGCATCCGCGAGATGCTCGACGCGTACCAGATCGAGGCCAAGGTCGTCCGGACCTGCCGGCTCTGTGCCTCTGACGGGCGCTACTCGCCGATCACGAGCGAGACCGCTATCGAGACCGACGACGAGACCATCTGCCCGGAGTGCGCTCGCCAGCAGCTCGACCGCGAACTCGCATTTAAAGGCAGTATCAGCGGCGACGCCCGCGACCGCCTCGAAGAACTGCTGCTCGAAGTACAGGACCTCGACCGCGTGACGAACCTCCTGTCGGGCCAACTGGACCCGGACCTGACGAAGTTCGACGAGATTTCGGCGACCGTCGACGAGGTCGACCCCGTCCGAGTGGACTCGCTGGACCTCCATCCGGGGATGCAAGAGCATCTCGAATCCCGGTTCGAGACGCTGTTGCCAGTCCAGAGCCTCGCCGTCGAACACGGGGCCACGGAGGGCCGCGACCAGTTGGTCGTGAGCGCGACGGCGACGGGGAAGACGCTCATCGGCGAGATGGCCGGCATCGACCGCGTGCTGAACGGCAAGGGGACGATGCTGTTTCTCGTTCCGCTGGTCGCGCTCGCGAACCAGAAATACGAGCAGTTCCAGGACCGCTACGGCGACATGGTCGACGTGTCGCTCCGGGTCGGTGCGAGCCGCATCGCCGACGAGGGCGGGCGCTTCGACCCCGAAGCCGATGTCATCGTCGGGACCTACGAGGGAATCGACCACGCGCTCCGGACCGGCAAGGACCTCGGGACCGTCGGCACCGTCGTCATCGACGAGGTCCACACGCTCGGCGAGGACGAGCGGGGCCACCGGCTCGACGGCCTGATTTCGCGGCTGAAGTACTACTGTGAGTCCGGGGGGTCGCCCGACAGCGGCGACACGCAGTGGATTTACCTCTCGGCGACGGTCGGTAACCCCGGCCAGCTGGCCGACCAGCTCCGGGCGACGCTCATCGAGTTCGAGGAGCGGCCGGTCCCCATCGAACGGCACGTCACATTCGCCGACGGGCGCGAGAAAATCGAGACGGAAAAGAAGCTCGTCAAGCGGGCGTTCGACAACAAATCCAGCAAGGGCTATCGCGGCCAGACAATCATCTTCACGAACTCCCGGCGGCGCTGCCACCAGATTTCACGCAAACTGGAGTACTCCTCGGCCCCGTACCACGCCGGACTGGACAACCGGAAGCGCCAGCGCGTCGAGCGCCAGTTCGCGGACCAGGACCTCGCGGCCGTCGTGACGACGGCGGCGCTGGCGGCGGGGGTCGACTTCCCGGCCTCGCAGGTCATCTTCGATTCGCTGGCGATGGGCATCGAGTGGCTCACCGTCCAGGAGTTCAGCCAGATGCTCGGCCGCGCCGGCCGCCCTGACTACCACGACAAGGGCACCGTCTACATGCTGGTCGAACCGGACTGCTCGTACCACAACAGCATGGAGATGACGGAGGACGAAGTGGCGTTCAAGCTCCTGAAAGGCGAGATGGAGCCGGTCATCACACGCTACGACGAGGGGGCGGCCGTCGAAGAGACGCTGGCTAACGTCACTGTCGCCGGAAAGCAGGCCAAGCGGCTCAACGACCGGATGGTCGGCGAGGTGCCGACGAAACACGCACTCGGGAAACTGCTCGAATACGAGTTCATCGACGGCCTCGAACCGACGCCGCTTGGCCGGGCTGTGACCCGGCACTTCCTCGCGCCAGATGAATCCTTCCAGTTGCTCGACGGCATCCGGAAGGGACAGCACCCCTACGAAATCGTCGCCGACATGGAACTGCGCGACGAGCACTGA
- a CDS encoding DUF7091 family protein, which produces MADDERLARFIRKTLRSAEQQLSDAKKAYQNGKRSAEAGLPRDEEGRARIVCRRHAEYRAVSMDEKRRPVCYDAENPDCQGCVEDIRDGTIETW; this is translated from the coding sequence ATGGCCGACGACGAGCGACTCGCGCGGTTCATCAGGAAGACCCTGCGGTCGGCCGAGCAGCAACTCTCCGACGCCAAGAAGGCCTATCAGAACGGCAAGCGGTCGGCGGAGGCCGGCCTGCCCAGAGACGAGGAGGGGCGGGCCCGCATCGTCTGCCGCCGCCACGCCGAGTACCGCGCGGTGTCGATGGACGAGAAGCGGCGGCCAGTGTGTTACGACGCGGAGAACCCGGACTGCCAGGGTTGTGTCGAGGACATCAGGGACGGCACGATAGAGACGTGGTAA
- a CDS encoding CBS domain-containing protein has translation MRRFRIGSAFGIPIQLDLTFLLVLPLFAWIIGTQIEQTTELLNGTLNAGLDAAVLTDGALVWVLGIGAAVGLFAGVVLHELGHSLVAIRYGFPIDSITLWLFGGIAQLSEMPEDWKQELVIAIAGPIVSIAVGAVCFVAFQLLPSGAATAIESARFILGYLALMNIALAAFNMLPGFPMDGGRVLRALLARRRSYARATTLAAEVGKVFAVFLGLFGIFVLGNIFLAGLAFFIYIGAAGESRQTSMRAAFEGVTVADVMTPADHVTTVPEDMSVRELIQTMFKERHTGYPVERGGEVIGLVTLEDARAVQEVERDAYTVGDVMTTEIITISSDTDVMDALTSLQQNSVGRLLVTGEDDSFEGLLTRSDIMTALSIIKSSSDYTAIGEPETETVRPESRIER, from the coding sequence ATGCGCCGGTTTCGTATCGGAAGCGCGTTCGGAATCCCGATCCAGTTGGACCTGACGTTTCTCCTCGTGCTACCGCTGTTCGCCTGGATTATCGGGACACAGATCGAGCAGACGACAGAGCTGTTGAACGGGACGTTGAACGCCGGGCTGGACGCCGCCGTCCTTACTGACGGCGCACTCGTCTGGGTACTCGGCATCGGTGCGGCCGTCGGCCTGTTCGCCGGCGTCGTCCTCCACGAACTCGGTCACTCCCTCGTGGCCATCCGCTATGGCTTTCCCATCGACTCCATCACGCTCTGGCTGTTCGGCGGCATCGCCCAGCTCAGCGAGATGCCCGAGGACTGGAAGCAGGAACTGGTCATCGCCATCGCCGGCCCCATCGTCAGCATCGCCGTCGGCGCTGTCTGTTTTGTCGCGTTCCAGTTGCTCCCGAGCGGCGCGGCGACGGCCATCGAATCAGCGCGGTTCATCCTCGGCTATCTCGCGCTGATGAACATCGCGCTGGCGGCGTTCAACATGCTCCCGGGGTTCCCGATGGACGGCGGTCGCGTCCTGCGTGCGCTGCTGGCCCGCCGACGGTCCTACGCCCGAGCGACGACACTCGCCGCCGAGGTTGGGAAGGTGTTCGCCGTCTTTCTCGGCCTCTTTGGCATCTTCGTCCTCGGAAATATCTTCCTCGCCGGGCTGGCCTTCTTCATCTACATCGGCGCAGCGGGCGAGTCCCGCCAGACCTCGATGCGGGCCGCGTTCGAGGGGGTCACCGTCGCGGACGTGATGACGCCGGCAGACCACGTAACAACGGTCCCCGAAGACATGTCCGTCCGGGAGCTCATCCAGACGATGTTCAAGGAGCGCCACACCGGCTATCCGGTCGAGCGCGGCGGCGAGGTCATCGGCCTCGTCACGCTCGAAGACGCCCGCGCCGTTCAGGAGGTCGAGCGCGATGCCTACACCGTCGGCGACGTGATGACGACGGAAATCATCACGATCAGCTCGGACACCGACGTGATGGACGCGCTGACCTCGCTCCAACAGAACTCCGTCGGTCGGCTGCTTGTCACTGGCGAAGACGACTCCTTCGAAGGGCTGCTCACCCGGTCCGACATCATGACGGCCCTCTCCATTATCAAATCGAGCAGCGACTACACCGCCATCGGTGAGCCGGAAACCGAAACCGTCCGACCCGAGTCCAGAATAGAGCGCTAG
- a CDS encoding replication factor A (Replication protein A protects and stabilize the intermediate ssDNA that is generated by the unwinding action of a DNA helicase at the replication fork. In addition, SSBs prevent the formation of secondary structures by single-stranded template DNA.) → MTESDLRTHATEIHEQFSDQLEIDVDDVVERLDTLVNDYQVPISEARRSVVNTYLDEAGMDRDQLGGGDGGGNEQVNVADVDAPEEWVDVRATVVELWEPRADAVAQVGLLGDETGTIKFTKWSKSDLPSLEEGKSYALRNVVTDEYQGRFSVKLNRTTTIEELDEAIEVGDDSVEADGALVDIQSGSGLIKRCPEDDCTRVLQNGRCNEHGEVEGEFDLRIKGVLDDGEEVTEVIFDEDATEELTGIALEEAKEMAMDALDTTVVADEMRQKILGRYYRVQGPTFGRYLLADEQERLTGAVDADEILIKARSI, encoded by the coding sequence ATGACTGAGTCAGATTTGCGTACCCACGCGACAGAGATACACGAGCAGTTTTCCGACCAGCTAGAGATCGATGTCGACGACGTCGTCGAGCGCCTCGACACGCTGGTAAACGATTATCAGGTCCCCATCAGCGAGGCCCGCCGGAGCGTCGTCAACACGTACCTCGACGAGGCCGGCATGGACCGCGACCAGCTGGGCGGCGGCGATGGCGGCGGCAACGAGCAGGTGAACGTTGCTGACGTCGACGCCCCCGAGGAGTGGGTCGACGTCCGCGCGACGGTCGTCGAACTCTGGGAGCCACGCGCCGACGCCGTGGCCCAGGTCGGCTTGCTGGGCGACGAGACGGGCACGATCAAGTTCACGAAGTGGTCGAAGTCCGACCTCCCATCGCTCGAAGAAGGCAAGTCCTACGCCCTGCGCAACGTCGTCACCGACGAGTACCAGGGCCGCTTTTCCGTGAAGCTCAACCGGACGACCACTATCGAGGAACTCGACGAAGCAATCGAGGTCGGCGACGACAGCGTCGAGGCCGACGGCGCGCTGGTCGACATCCAGTCGGGCTCCGGGCTCATCAAGCGCTGTCCGGAGGACGATTGCACACGCGTCCTGCAGAACGGCCGCTGCAACGAACACGGCGAGGTCGAAGGCGAGTTCGACCTCCGCATCAAGGGCGTTCTCGATGACGGCGAGGAAGTCACCGAGGTTATCTTCGACGAGGACGCGACCGAGGAACTGACCGGTATCGCCCTCGAAGAAGCGAAGGAGATGGCGATGGACGCGCTCGATACGACCGTCGTCGCAGACGAGATGCGACAGAAGATCCTCGGCCGCTACTACCGCGTTCAGGGGCCGACCTTCGGCCGCTACTTGCTCGCCGACGAGCAGGAGCGACTGACCGGGGCCGTGGATGCAGATGAAATCCTCATCAAAGCGAGGTCGATCTAA
- a CDS encoding VOC family protein, which yields MATDIDATAHHFGIIVSNLDRAVEFYRDVLGLDVLTRFAVGGEAFGTAVDIEGASAELVHLDAGDARLELATYEPEGEEMPDPDLNRPGATHPGLEVDDLDAVADRLPDDVETLSGPQTTESGTTIMFVVDPEGNRIELLEP from the coding sequence ATGGCGACAGACATCGACGCAACCGCTCACCACTTCGGCATCATCGTCAGCAACCTGGACCGCGCCGTCGAGTTCTATCGCGACGTGCTTGGACTTGACGTACTGACGCGCTTTGCCGTCGGTGGCGAGGCGTTCGGAACCGCCGTCGACATCGAGGGAGCCAGTGCCGAACTGGTACATCTTGACGCTGGCGACGCGCGCTTGGAACTGGCGACATACGAGCCCGAGGGCGAGGAAATGCCCGATCCCGACCTCAATCGACCGGGGGCGACCCACCCCGGGCTGGAAGTCGACGACCTCGACGCTGTTGCCGACCGCTTGCCCGACGATGTCGAGACACTCAGCGGCCCGCAGACGACCGAGAGCGGGACGACAATCATGTTCGTTGTCGACCCTGAAGGGAACCGAATCGAGCTACTGGAGCCGTAA
- a CDS encoding DUF5814 domain-containing protein: protein MAITDKIYVKNHQQLASQLETSFPKGAFKGATLDILFQGEGLAKLDEASRERVLDFAEDFLDCDCEANPHCGCAERKFISYLLELREQGMGPDAIVDVMSDDYMLYAYPGDVLSFLDNSVRTLEAVETLADVDGRDDVAEDVQQKRQRLL, encoded by the coding sequence GTGGCCATCACAGACAAAATCTACGTCAAGAACCACCAGCAGCTCGCCTCCCAGCTAGAGACGAGCTTCCCGAAGGGCGCGTTCAAGGGTGCGACGCTGGACATCCTCTTTCAGGGCGAGGGGCTGGCAAAGCTCGACGAGGCCTCCAGAGAGCGGGTGCTCGATTTCGCTGAAGACTTTCTGGACTGTGACTGTGAGGCCAACCCCCACTGTGGCTGTGCCGAGCGGAAGTTCATCTCGTACCTGCTGGAACTGCGCGAGCAGGGGATGGGACCGGACGCCATCGTCGACGTGATGAGCGACGACTACATGCTGTATGCCTATCCGGGTGACGTGCTCTCCTTCCTCGATAACTCCGTCAGAACGTTAGAAGCCGTGGAAACCCTGGCCGACGTCGATGGGCGCGACGACGTGGCCGAAGACGTGCAACAGAAACGCCAGCGATTACTCTAA
- a CDS encoding cupin domain-containing protein, which produces MSEPLIHRAEDIEYEPVDAADGLEKGVLVGEEQGGGNLAIRRFTLAPGGSVPKHTNEIEHEQYVLSGSYTVGIEGEEYEVEAGDSLHIPAGAVHWYRNEGNEPGAFLCAVPAGDDEIKLQK; this is translated from the coding sequence ATGAGCGAGCCACTGATTCACCGGGCCGAGGACATCGAGTACGAACCCGTCGACGCGGCCGACGGGCTGGAAAAGGGCGTCCTCGTCGGCGAAGAACAGGGCGGCGGGAATCTCGCTATCCGTCGCTTCACCCTCGCCCCCGGTGGGAGCGTGCCGAAACATACCAACGAAATCGAACACGAGCAGTACGTCCTCTCGGGAAGCTACACCGTCGGTATCGAGGGCGAAGAGTACGAGGTCGAAGCCGGCGACAGCCTCCACATCCCCGCCGGCGCAGTCCACTGGTACCGCAACGAGGGAAACGAACCGGGCGCGTTCCTCTGTGCGGTTCCCGCCGGCGACGACGAAATCAAGCTCCAGAAGTGA
- a CDS encoding HNH endonuclease yields the protein MHHSRVHDERLPNRECNHCGDSFYCESARTYCSEDCHDAAVSYEGEANPNFSDATEQTNCEVCDAEFEYYPSEKGGVYCPDCVENVAWRDPPQISGTAHHSWSGGKLSVSCDVCDARVERYPSQIQSEVILCSRECHAEWLSEAFTGDGHPNWRGGGVGDYGPGWRAVRERALERDDHACVLCGADADELGRNPDVHHIVPVRLFAALPVLAVRDAHTLDNVVSLCPGCHRRAEFGRVSRTELRWRAGIPRTDAPASGVPA from the coding sequence GTGCATCACAGCCGCGTCCACGACGAGCGGTTACCGAATAGGGAGTGCAACCACTGCGGAGACTCCTTCTATTGTGAGTCTGCCCGTACCTACTGTTCTGAGGACTGCCACGATGCCGCCGTATCGTACGAAGGAGAAGCGAATCCGAATTTTTCGGATGCAACGGAGCAGACGAACTGCGAGGTCTGTGACGCTGAGTTCGAGTACTATCCATCAGAAAAAGGCGGCGTGTACTGCCCTGACTGTGTCGAGAATGTGGCGTGGCGCGACCCACCACAAATCTCTGGGACTGCACACCACTCGTGGTCCGGTGGCAAACTATCGGTCTCCTGTGACGTTTGTGACGCCCGTGTTGAACGATATCCGAGTCAGATCCAGAGTGAAGTCATCCTCTGCAGCCGCGAGTGCCACGCCGAGTGGCTCTCGGAGGCGTTCACCGGTGACGGACATCCGAACTGGCGCGGCGGTGGCGTCGGCGACTACGGGCCGGGCTGGCGGGCAGTGCGCGAACGAGCCTTAGAGCGGGACGACCACGCCTGCGTCCTGTGTGGTGCTGACGCCGACGAGCTGGGGCGGAACCCGGATGTGCACCACATTGTGCCGGTCCGGCTGTTCGCCGCGCTGCCGGTACTCGCGGTTCGGGACGCACACACGCTGGACAACGTTGTCTCGCTCTGTCCGGGCTGTCACCGGCGAGCAGAGTTCGGACGGGTCTCGCGGACGGAACTGCGGTGGCGGGCCGGAATCCCCCGGACGGACGCCCCTGCCTCTGGTGTGCCGGCGTAA
- a CDS encoding CopG family transcriptional regulator — protein sequence MGNKNKTISFRVSEDKFETLREIAEERDISLSAVFRDYVDTLVSHDGQVKVAPEHEFEDDATETSTESFPPKVEVPKSFVREHERLELEAEHLREQLEEHKRYVTKLRQQLDEMDQDEVIHLEDLDQGEEDDASYRIGSFDDLE from the coding sequence ATGGGCAACAAAAACAAGACGATCTCCTTTCGCGTCAGCGAGGACAAATTCGAAACCCTCCGCGAAATCGCTGAGGAGCGCGATATCTCGCTCTCTGCAGTTTTCCGGGACTACGTCGACACGCTCGTCTCCCACGACGGCCAGGTGAAGGTCGCGCCGGAACACGAGTTCGAGGACGACGCAACCGAGACCAGCACCGAGAGCTTCCCCCCGAAGGTCGAAGTTCCGAAGAGCTTCGTCCGCGAACACGAGCGGCTCGAACTCGAAGCCGAGCACCTCCGGGAACAACTGGAAGAACACAAGCGCTACGTCACGAAGCTCCGGCAGCAACTCGACGAGATGGACCAGGACGAGGTCATCCACCTCGAAGACCTCGACCAGGGCGAGGAGGACGACGCCTCCTACCGCATCGGCAGTTTCGACGACTTAGAGTAA
- a CDS encoding phosphoribosyltransferase: MGRNRSPTFENRQAAGKRLGEALRERDIEVDMVLAIPRGGLPVGRPVADALGVPLDIAVAKKIGAPNNPEYAIGAVAADGSVWLNSDVINRREIPRDYVANTRAEMAEAARQKAQRYRDSESSLSLTGKRVCLVDDGVATGATARACIEQIRQADPERLVLAVPVASPRAISDLEALVDEVICLVVPSEFRAVGQYYEQFEQVSDEAAMSYLAAE; this comes from the coding sequence ATGGGACGCAACCGCTCTCCGACGTTCGAGAACAGGCAGGCGGCTGGAAAACGGCTAGGAGAGGCGTTGCGCGAGCGGGACATCGAAGTCGACATGGTCCTCGCGATACCGCGTGGTGGGCTGCCGGTGGGGCGTCCAGTCGCTGACGCGCTCGGTGTGCCGCTGGATATTGCGGTCGCGAAAAAGATCGGTGCACCGAACAACCCCGAGTACGCTATCGGCGCTGTCGCCGCCGACGGCTCGGTCTGGCTCAACAGCGATGTCATCAACCGACGAGAGATTCCCCGTGACTACGTTGCAAACACGCGAGCGGAGATGGCCGAAGCCGCCCGACAGAAAGCCCAGCGCTACCGTGATTCGGAGTCATCGCTGTCACTCACGGGCAAGCGGGTGTGCCTCGTCGACGACGGCGTGGCGACAGGCGCGACGGCCCGGGCCTGCATCGAGCAGATTCGACAGGCTGACCCCGAGCGGCTCGTCCTCGCGGTGCCGGTCGCTTCGCCGCGGGCGATATCGGACCTCGAAGCGCTGGTCGACGAGGTGATCTGTCTGGTGGTTCCGTCGGAGTTCCGCGCCGTCGGCCAGTACTACGAGCAGTTCGAGCAGGTCTCTGACGAGGCGGCGATGTCGTATCTCGCCGCGGAGTGA